Proteins encoded by one window of Streptacidiphilus sp. PB12-B1b:
- a CDS encoding DEAD/DEAH box helicase codes for MAFNHLRPGQHDVLGRISIALMTDLVPMKPLPDSPATVLSRLTEARGRQDRLTHTEHIPARAARFADWPSGIRPEVLDAILDTGVSRPWIHQTEAANLAMGGKSVVIATGTASGKSLAYLAPVLSALLDGTEAANGRGATCLYLSPTKALAADQVRRVGELRRAADGALGRVRAAAYDGDTPFEEREWVRQYASLVLTNPDMLHRGILPAHARWASFLRALRYVVVDECHTYRGVFGSHVAQVLRRLRRICARYGAEPVFLLASATSAEPGSAAARLTGLPVAEVTDDGSPRGETVFALWEPPLTELHGEHGAPVRRSATAEAADLLTDLVLDRTRTVAFVRSRRGAELLAVIAQERLMEAAGSATARRVAAYRGGYLPEERRAIERALHTGQLLGLASTSALELGVDVSGLDAVLLAGYPGTRASLWQQAGRAGRGAQGALAVLIARDDPLDTYLVHHPESLFQQPVESTVLDPDNPHVLAPHLCAAAAELPLTEPDLALFGPSAPLLLPQLERRGLLRRRQTGSARSEGWFWTRRERAVDAVDIRGSGGSPVRVVEADTGRLLGTVDAASAHTAVHTGAVHLHQGRSYLVRELDLDEAVALVVEADPAYSTVARDTTAISILTTDSEVKWGDARLCFGSVEVTNQVVSFLKRRQVTGEILGETKLDLPPRTLRTRAVWWCVTDVQLDEAGLLPEELPGAAHAAEHASIGLLPLFATCDRWDIGGVSTPLHPDTGLPTVFVYDGHPGGAGFAERGFQRAREWLTATLAAISACECERGCPSCIQSPKCGNGNDPLDKAGSVRLLELLLAPPPTG; via the coding sequence ATGGCATTCAACCACTTACGACCAGGACAGCACGACGTCTTAGGACGAATCTCCATCGCTCTGATGACAGACTTGGTCCCGATGAAGCCGCTCCCGGACTCGCCCGCGACCGTCCTCTCCAGGCTAACGGAAGCCCGGGGGCGGCAAGATCGGCTCACCCATACGGAGCACATTCCGGCCAGGGCGGCCCGTTTCGCCGACTGGCCGTCGGGCATCAGGCCGGAAGTACTGGACGCGATCCTGGACACCGGCGTGTCCCGACCCTGGATACATCAGACAGAAGCCGCAAACCTCGCAATGGGCGGCAAAAGTGTGGTCATTGCCACAGGGACCGCCTCGGGCAAGTCCCTGGCCTACCTCGCTCCGGTGCTCAGTGCCCTGCTGGACGGCACCGAGGCCGCCAACGGCCGCGGCGCGACCTGCCTCTACCTGTCGCCGACCAAGGCCCTCGCCGCCGACCAGGTCCGCCGTGTCGGCGAGCTGCGCCGGGCGGCCGACGGCGCGCTCGGCCGGGTGCGGGCCGCCGCCTACGACGGCGACACCCCGTTCGAGGAACGCGAATGGGTACGCCAGTACGCCTCGCTGGTGCTGACCAACCCGGACATGCTGCACCGGGGCATCCTGCCCGCCCATGCCCGCTGGGCCTCCTTCCTGCGCGCCCTGCGCTACGTGGTCGTCGACGAGTGCCACACCTACCGCGGCGTCTTCGGCTCGCACGTCGCCCAGGTGCTGCGCCGGCTGCGCCGGATCTGCGCGCGCTACGGCGCCGAACCGGTGTTCCTGCTGGCCTCGGCCACCTCCGCCGAACCGGGGTCGGCCGCGGCCAGGCTCACCGGCCTCCCGGTCGCCGAGGTGACCGACGACGGCTCGCCGCGCGGCGAGACCGTCTTCGCCCTGTGGGAGCCCCCGCTCACCGAACTCCACGGCGAGCACGGAGCGCCCGTACGGCGCTCTGCGACCGCCGAGGCCGCCGACCTGCTGACCGACCTGGTCCTGGACCGGACCCGGACGGTGGCGTTCGTCCGCTCCCGGCGCGGTGCCGAGCTGCTGGCGGTGATCGCCCAGGAACGGCTGATGGAGGCCGCCGGATCGGCCACCGCCCGGCGGGTCGCCGCGTACCGGGGCGGCTACCTGCCGGAGGAGCGCCGGGCGATCGAGCGCGCCCTGCACACCGGCCAGCTGCTCGGGCTGGCCTCGACCAGCGCCCTGGAGCTGGGCGTGGACGTGTCCGGGCTGGACGCCGTCCTGCTGGCCGGGTACCCGGGCACCCGGGCATCCCTGTGGCAGCAGGCCGGACGGGCCGGGCGCGGGGCCCAGGGCGCGCTCGCGGTGCTCATCGCCCGGGACGACCCGCTCGACACGTACCTGGTGCACCACCCCGAGTCGCTCTTCCAGCAGCCGGTCGAGTCGACCGTGCTGGACCCGGACAACCCCCATGTGCTCGCCCCGCACCTGTGCGCGGCCGCCGCCGAGCTCCCGCTCACCGAACCCGACCTGGCCCTGTTCGGCCCGTCCGCGCCGCTGCTGCTGCCGCAGCTGGAGCGGCGCGGGCTGCTGCGGCGCCGGCAGACCGGCTCCGCCCGCAGCGAGGGATGGTTCTGGACCCGCCGTGAGCGGGCCGTGGACGCCGTGGACATCCGCGGGTCCGGCGGGAGCCCGGTACGCGTCGTAGAGGCCGACACAGGCCGTCTGCTGGGCACCGTGGACGCAGCCTCCGCCCACACCGCCGTCCACACCGGCGCGGTCCACCTGCACCAGGGCCGCAGCTACCTCGTCCGGGAACTCGATCTGGACGAGGCGGTGGCCCTGGTGGTGGAGGCGGACCCGGCCTACAGCACCGTCGCCCGCGACACCACCGCGATCAGCATCCTGACCACCGACAGCGAGGTGAAGTGGGGCGACGCCCGACTGTGCTTCGGCTCGGTCGAGGTCACCAACCAGGTCGTCTCCTTCCTGAAGCGCAGGCAGGTCACCGGGGAGATCCTCGGCGAGACCAAGCTCGACCTGCCGCCGCGCACGCTGCGGACCAGGGCCGTGTGGTGGTGCGTGACCGACGTCCAGCTGGACGAGGCCGGGCTGCTGCCGGAGGAGCTGCCCGGCGCCGCGCACGCCGCCGAGCACGCCTCCATCGGCCTGCTGCCGCTGTTCGCCACCTGCGACCGCTGGGACATCGGCGGGGTCTCGACCCCGCTGCACCCGGACACCGGCCTGCCCACCGTGTTCGTCTACGACGGCCACCCGGGCGGCGCGGGATTCGCCGAACGCGGCTTCCAGCGGGCCCGCGAATGGCTCACCGCGACCCTGGCCGCCATCTCCGCCTGCGAGTGCGAGCGCGGCTGCCCGTCCTGTATCCAGTCGCCCAAGTGCGGCAACGGCAATGATCCGCTGGACAAGGCCGGATCGGTCAGGCTGCTGGAGCTGCTGCTCGCCCCGCCACCGACCGGATAG
- the bldG gene encoding anti-sigma factor antagonist BldG: protein MDLSLSTRTVGDRTVVEVGGEIDVYTAPKLREQLVELVNEGHYHLIVDMEGVDFLDSTGLGVLVGGLKRVRAHEGSLRLVCNQERILKIFRITGLTKVFPIHGSVDEAVAATD, encoded by the coding sequence GTGGACCTGTCCCTGTCGACCCGTACCGTTGGCGACCGCACGGTTGTCGAGGTGGGGGGCGAGATCGATGTGTACACCGCCCCGAAGCTGCGCGAGCAGCTTGTCGAACTCGTCAACGAGGGTCACTACCACCTGATCGTGGACATGGAAGGCGTGGACTTCCTGGACTCGACCGGACTGGGAGTGCTCGTCGGCGGGCTCAAGCGGGTACGCGCCCATGAGGGTTCGCTCCGCCTGGTCTGCAACCAGGAGCGCATCCTCAAGATTTTCCGTATCACCGGGCTCACCAAGGTGTTTCCCATCCACGGTTCCGTGGACGAGGCCGTAGCCGCAACCGACTGA
- a CDS encoding ATP-binding protein, with the protein MATVELRFSALPEHVRTARLVAAAVARRAGVDESVLDEVRLAVGEACSRAVGLHRRHSLDEPVRVKLIEQEKRFQIEVGDGVGGKHAADDGHAADGAAVDDAAEAAMGLAVISGLVDDLDIGSDDDGGLIRMSWPLAVHPVLP; encoded by the coding sequence ATGGCCACCGTCGAACTCCGATTCAGCGCGCTTCCGGAGCACGTGCGGACCGCGCGGCTTGTCGCCGCGGCCGTAGCCCGGCGCGCGGGAGTGGACGAATCCGTCCTCGACGAGGTCCGCCTCGCCGTGGGCGAAGCATGCTCGCGCGCGGTCGGACTGCACCGCCGCCACAGTCTCGACGAACCCGTTCGGGTGAAACTCATCGAGCAGGAGAAGCGGTTTCAGATCGAGGTCGGCGACGGCGTCGGCGGCAAGCACGCCGCGGACGACGGCCACGCGGCCGACGGCGCGGCCGTGGACGACGCCGCCGAGGCCGCGATGGGCCTCGCCGTGATCAGCGGCCTGGTGGACGACCTGGACATCGGCAGCGACGACGACGGCGGGCTGATCCGGATGAGCTGGCCGCTGGCCGTCCACCCGGTCCTGCCCTGA
- a CDS encoding sodium-translocating pyrophosphatase, whose protein sequence is MAGLFSTGAPATTGAVLTGTDQTVVVIVAAVALAALGVAWVLVRQVLAADEGTEGMKRIAAAVQQGANAYLARQFRTLGGFAVAVVFLLLLLPADDWSQRIGRSVFFLVGALFSAITGYVGMQLAVRSNVRVAAAARAATADPGGAGSAATDATAGIPATPDAVETSESHPAVSSHRAMRIAFRTGGVVGMFTVGLGLLGASVVVLIYRENAAKVLEGFGFGAALLAMFMRVGGGIFTKAADVGADLVGKVEQGIPEDDPRNAATIADNVGDNVGDCAGMAADLFESYAVTLVAALILGRAAFGDDGLAFPLLVPAIGVVTAVLGIFAVSPRRRDRSGMTAINRGFFISAVFSLVLVVVAVLVFLPSRFSQLKGVPAAITGHGGDPRVFALAAVAIGIVLAAVIQQLTGYFTETNRRPVRDVGKTSLTGPATVVLSGISLGLESAVYSAAVIGAAVYGAYLLGGGSLTLALFAVALAGTGLLTTVGVIVAMDTFGPVSDNAQGIAEMSGDVTGAGAQVLTELDAVGNTTKAITKGIAIATAVLAATALFGSYTDAINTAEAQVGSAAHGLSLSLDISQPNNLVGLLLGAAVVFLFSGLAINAVSRSAGSVVFEVREQFRTRPGIMEGTELPDYKRVVDICTRDALRELATPGLLAVLAPIAVGFLLGVGSLGSYLAGAIGTGTLMAVFLANSGGAWDNAKKLVEEGNHGGKGSAAHEATIIGDTVGDPFKDTAGPAINPLLKVMNLVSLLVAPAIVKFSFGTDASVGLRVGVGAGCVVVIVAAVWMSKRRDIAVGAEPTAGGDPLAGEASPHPAPAA, encoded by the coding sequence ATGGCCGGGCTCTTCTCAACCGGTGCTCCAGCCACCACAGGTGCCGTGCTCACCGGCACCGACCAGACCGTCGTCGTCATCGTCGCAGCCGTCGCCCTCGCCGCTCTCGGCGTGGCCTGGGTGCTCGTCCGCCAGGTCCTCGCCGCGGACGAGGGCACCGAGGGCATGAAGCGCATCGCCGCCGCCGTCCAGCAGGGCGCGAACGCCTATCTCGCACGCCAGTTCCGCACCCTCGGCGGCTTCGCCGTCGCCGTGGTGTTCCTGTTGCTGCTGCTCCCCGCCGACGACTGGTCGCAGCGGATCGGCCGCTCGGTCTTCTTCCTGGTCGGGGCCCTCTTCTCGGCCATCACCGGCTATGTCGGCATGCAGCTCGCGGTGCGCAGCAACGTCCGCGTGGCCGCAGCCGCCCGCGCCGCGACCGCCGATCCGGGCGGTGCGGGCAGCGCGGCCACAGATGCCACTGCCGGTATTCCTGCCACACCGGACGCAGTCGAAACATCGGAATCCCACCCGGCCGTGAGTTCCCACCGAGCGATGCGGATCGCCTTCCGTACCGGCGGTGTCGTCGGCATGTTCACCGTCGGCCTCGGCCTGCTCGGGGCCTCCGTGGTGGTGCTGATCTACCGGGAGAACGCCGCCAAGGTGCTGGAGGGCTTCGGCTTCGGCGCGGCGCTGCTGGCCATGTTCATGCGCGTCGGCGGCGGCATCTTCACCAAGGCCGCCGACGTCGGCGCCGACCTGGTCGGCAAGGTCGAGCAGGGCATCCCCGAGGACGATCCGCGCAACGCCGCCACCATCGCCGACAACGTCGGCGACAACGTGGGGGACTGCGCCGGGATGGCCGCCGACCTGTTCGAGTCCTACGCCGTCACCCTGGTCGCCGCGCTGATCCTGGGCAGGGCCGCCTTCGGCGACGACGGCCTGGCCTTTCCGCTGCTGGTGCCCGCCATCGGCGTGGTCACCGCCGTGCTGGGCATCTTCGCCGTCTCGCCGCGCCGGCGGGACCGCAGCGGCATGACCGCCATCAACCGGGGCTTCTTCATCTCGGCGGTGTTCTCGCTGGTCCTGGTCGTCGTCGCGGTGCTGGTCTTCCTGCCCTCGCGCTTCTCGCAGCTCAAGGGCGTCCCGGCGGCGATCACCGGGCACGGCGGTGATCCGCGGGTGTTCGCGCTGGCGGCCGTCGCCATCGGCATCGTCCTGGCCGCGGTGATCCAGCAGCTCACCGGCTACTTCACCGAGACCAACCGGCGTCCGGTGCGGGATGTCGGCAAGACCTCGCTGACCGGCCCGGCCACCGTGGTGCTGTCCGGGATCTCGCTGGGCCTGGAGTCCGCCGTCTACTCCGCCGCTGTCATCGGGGCGGCCGTGTACGGGGCCTATCTGCTGGGCGGCGGCTCGCTGACGCTGGCGCTGTTCGCGGTGGCGCTCGCCGGGACGGGGCTGCTGACCACCGTCGGCGTGATCGTGGCCATGGACACCTTCGGCCCGGTCTCCGACAACGCCCAGGGCATCGCCGAGATGTCCGGCGACGTCACCGGCGCGGGCGCGCAGGTGCTCACCGAACTGGACGCCGTCGGCAACACCACCAAGGCGATCACCAAGGGCATCGCCATCGCCACGGCCGTGCTGGCCGCCACCGCGCTGTTCGGCTCGTACACCGACGCCATCAACACGGCTGAGGCCCAAGTCGGTTCGGCTGCGCACGGGTTGAGCCTGAGCCTGGACATATCGCAGCCGAACAACCTGGTCGGGCTGCTGCTCGGGGCGGCCGTGGTGTTCCTGTTCTCCGGCCTCGCCATCAACGCGGTCTCCCGCTCGGCCGGTTCGGTGGTGTTCGAGGTGCGGGAGCAGTTCCGGACCCGTCCCGGCATCATGGAGGGCACCGAACTGCCGGACTACAAGCGGGTCGTGGACATCTGCACCCGCGACGCGCTGCGCGAGCTGGCCACCCCGGGGCTGCTGGCGGTGCTGGCGCCGATCGCCGTCGGCTTCCTGCTCGGCGTCGGCTCGCTCGGCTCGTACCTGGCCGGGGCGATCGGCACCGGCACGCTGATGGCGGTGTTCCTGGCCAACTCCGGCGGCGCCTGGGACAACGCCAAGAAGCTGGTGGAGGAGGGCAACCACGGCGGCAAGGGCAGCGCCGCGCATGAGGCGACCATCATCGGCGACACCGTCGGCGACCCGTTCAAGGACACCGCCGGACCGGCCATCAACCCGCTGCTCAAGGTGATGAACCTGGTGTCGCTGCTGGTGGCGCCCGCGATCGTCAAGTTCAGCTTCGGTACGGACGCCAGCGTCGGCCTGCGGGTCGGCGTCGGGGCCGGCTGCGTCGTGGTGATCGTCGCCGCGGTGTGGATGTCCAAGCGCCGGGACATCGCCGTCGGCGCGGAGCCCACCGCCGGCGGCGACCCGCTGGCCGGCGAGGCGTCGCCGCATCCGGCCCCGGCGGCCTGA
- a CDS encoding small secreted protein, with protein MVSKTWLRLAIPAVLVALGATACSGDNTKQLDAWATTLCGSMQGPVQQSNAALADTGTVKPGETPAALQTRLAADLGTLATANTQIAQAVQKAGAPKVDNGAQTQAAAVTELNQAAGGYTSVQQAVSALPVDDQAKFAAGLKGVGDKVQQLAELSTSALQKLQAGALGTALAKQPGCKSTTAAATGTAAPVPSASGPAATGSASASTGYRTGSSAAASAKPGGSGSAAPDASASAH; from the coding sequence GTGGTGTCGAAGACGTGGCTGAGGCTTGCGATTCCGGCCGTGCTGGTGGCCCTGGGAGCCACGGCGTGCAGCGGCGACAACACCAAGCAGCTGGACGCCTGGGCGACCACCCTGTGCGGCAGCATGCAGGGCCCGGTCCAGCAGTCGAACGCAGCCCTGGCCGACACCGGCACGGTCAAGCCCGGCGAGACCCCGGCGGCCCTGCAGACCCGGCTCGCCGCCGACCTGGGCACCCTGGCCACCGCCAACACCCAGATCGCCCAGGCCGTCCAGAAGGCCGGTGCGCCCAAGGTCGACAACGGCGCCCAGACCCAGGCCGCGGCGGTCACCGAGCTGAACCAGGCGGCCGGCGGCTACACCTCCGTCCAGCAGGCCGTCTCCGCGCTGCCGGTGGACGACCAGGCGAAGTTCGCGGCGGGCCTGAAGGGCGTCGGCGACAAGGTGCAGCAGCTCGCCGAGCTGTCCACCTCCGCGCTGCAGAAGCTCCAGGCGGGTGCGCTGGGGACGGCGCTGGCCAAGCAGCCCGGCTGCAAGAGCACCACCGCCGCGGCCACCGGCACGGCCGCGCCGGTGCCGTCGGCGAGCGGCCCGGCGGCCACCGGCTCCGCGTCCGCCTCGACCGGCTACCGGACGGGCAGCAGCGCCGCGGCGTCCGCCAAGCCCGGCGGCTCCGGCTCCGCCGCACCGGACGCGTCCGCTTCCGCGCACTGA
- a CDS encoding methyltransferase gives MTNSTAPTPPPAPLRPAVDAALAARLRAAFVAADFTADGCLDLLGAPAYAALARSETVPALRATGGGTARETLLRLFLLQRPVPYAAAEAAGLPVQECLADGWLTTAPGEAAAPDDADPAAVRLVRATVDIRPYANDIVGTDDAGDAWIVSDLGCSVGGAGGIGSVGGVPRAELVLGVGGASTTLANITVRRPVRRVLDVGTGSGVQALHAARHGAQVVATDVNARALHFTRLTAALSGLANVETRQGSLFEPVGEETFDLIVSNPPFVISPAGRFTYRDGGMAGDDLCAALVAEAGRHLEPGGYCQLLANWQHVRGEDWRARLSGWIQGTGCDAWVIQREVQDVFQYAELWLRDGGDHREDRAHYDARYQEWLDAFEAAKVEGVGFGWITLRRAPEGREPVVLAEEWPHPVEQPLGPEVERWFARQDFLRDHDDAALLAARYRLADEVVQEQIGVPGAEDPEHVVLRQNRGMRRATKVDTVGAGFAGACDGSLPAGAILDAIAQLVQEDPVGLRDRTPQQIRMLVEQGFLVPVALD, from the coding sequence GTGACCAACAGCACCGCGCCCACGCCCCCGCCCGCCCCCCTGCGCCCGGCCGTCGACGCCGCTCTCGCCGCCCGGCTGCGGGCGGCCTTCGTCGCCGCCGACTTCACCGCCGACGGCTGCCTCGACCTGCTCGGCGCCCCCGCCTACGCGGCCCTCGCCCGCAGCGAGACGGTCCCGGCGCTGCGGGCCACCGGCGGCGGCACCGCCCGGGAGACCCTGCTGCGGCTGTTCCTGCTGCAGCGCCCGGTGCCGTACGCGGCGGCCGAGGCGGCGGGCCTGCCGGTCCAGGAGTGCCTGGCCGACGGCTGGCTGACCACAGCCCCGGGCGAGGCCGCAGCGCCCGACGACGCCGACCCCGCCGCTGTGCGCCTGGTGCGGGCCACCGTCGACATCCGCCCCTACGCCAACGACATCGTCGGCACCGACGACGCCGGTGACGCCTGGATCGTGTCCGACCTCGGCTGCTCGGTCGGCGGCGCCGGCGGCATCGGCTCGGTCGGCGGGGTGCCGCGCGCGGAGCTGGTGCTGGGCGTGGGCGGCGCGTCCACCACGCTGGCCAACATCACCGTGCGCCGCCCGGTGCGCCGGGTACTGGACGTGGGCACAGGCTCGGGCGTGCAGGCCCTGCACGCCGCCCGGCACGGGGCGCAGGTGGTCGCCACCGACGTCAACGCCCGAGCCCTGCACTTCACCCGGCTGACGGCGGCGCTGTCCGGCCTGGCCAACGTCGAGACCCGGCAGGGGAGCCTGTTCGAGCCGGTGGGCGAGGAGACCTTCGACCTGATCGTGTCCAACCCGCCGTTCGTGATCTCCCCCGCCGGGCGCTTCACCTATCGCGACGGCGGCATGGCGGGCGACGACCTGTGCGCGGCCCTGGTGGCCGAGGCCGGGCGGCACCTGGAGCCGGGCGGCTACTGCCAGTTGCTCGCCAACTGGCAGCATGTGCGCGGCGAGGACTGGCGGGCCCGGCTGTCGGGCTGGATCCAGGGCACCGGCTGCGACGCCTGGGTGATCCAGCGCGAGGTCCAGGACGTGTTCCAGTACGCCGAGTTGTGGCTGCGGGACGGCGGCGACCACCGCGAGGACCGGGCCCACTACGACGCCCGCTACCAGGAGTGGCTGGACGCCTTCGAGGCCGCCAAGGTCGAGGGCGTCGGCTTCGGCTGGATCACCCTGCGCCGCGCCCCCGAGGGCCGCGAGCCGGTGGTGCTGGCGGAGGAGTGGCCGCACCCGGTCGAGCAGCCGCTCGGCCCGGAGGTCGAGCGCTGGTTCGCCCGGCAGGACTTCCTGCGCGACCACGACGACGCCGCGCTGCTCGCCGCCCGCTACCGGCTCGCCGACGAGGTGGTCCAGGAGCAGATCGGCGTGCCCGGCGCGGAGGATCCCGAGCACGTGGTGCTGCGTCAGAACCGGGGCATGCGCCGGGCGACCAAGGTGGACACCGTCGGCGCGGGCTTCGCCGGGGCCTGCGACGGCAGCCTCCCGGCCGGGGCCATCCTGGACGCCATCGCCCAACTGGTGCAGGAGGACCCGGTCGGGCTGCGCGACCGCACCCCGCAGCAGATCCGGATGCTGGTCGAGCAGGGCTTCCTGGTCCCGGTGGCGCTCGACTGA
- a CDS encoding DUF3592 domain-containing protein yields the protein MGTPLGLFTGAFFTLFGLGVLTWCVTEVRTRIVLRGSGTPATARVVAGPGPALDHADTSPLLAFHVEGRGEIVARPRGWTTIRRTPALAVDALVPVSYDPARPERVAVHGVRQARSDVFWLLLGAAFTVCGVLLLVAAV from the coding sequence GTGGGCACTCCACTGGGCTTGTTCACCGGGGCGTTCTTCACCCTGTTCGGGCTCGGCGTGCTCACCTGGTGCGTCACCGAGGTCCGGACCCGGATCGTGCTGCGCGGCAGCGGGACGCCGGCCACCGCGCGCGTGGTGGCCGGCCCGGGGCCCGCGCTGGACCACGCCGACACCTCCCCGCTGCTGGCGTTCCACGTCGAGGGCCGCGGCGAGATCGTCGCCCGGCCGCGCGGCTGGACGACGATACGGCGTACGCCCGCGCTGGCCGTGGACGCGCTCGTCCCCGTCTCCTACGATCCGGCGCGCCCGGAGCGGGTGGCCGTGCACGGCGTACGCCAGGCGCGCAGCGACGTGTTCTGGCTGCTGCTCGGCGCGGCCTTCACCGTCTGCGGCGTGCTGCTGCTGGTGGCAGCGGTGTAG